Proteins from one Pseudomonas grandcourensis genomic window:
- a CDS encoding DUF5629 family protein, translating to MSYHCVFLIQRLIAMTAPTDTLLNALEHCGMVEIDGLHAFEFALDEFDNLHIECMDGRAAKHWEFTPAQIQAATFDTTLQSWLITGDSGEHRLVCVGDVVSGDNEDDDQDDA from the coding sequence ATGAGCTATCATTGCGTCTTTCTCATTCAAAGACTGATAGCCATGACTGCCCCAACCGACACCTTGCTCAATGCCCTCGAACACTGCGGAATGGTGGAGATCGACGGGCTGCATGCCTTCGAATTCGCCCTCGACGAGTTCGATAACCTGCACATTGAATGCATGGATGGCCGTGCGGCCAAACACTGGGAGTTCACCCCGGCGCAGATCCAGGCCGCGACCTTCGACACCACGCTGCAAAGCTGGTTGATCACCGGTGACTCGGGTGAACACCGCTTGGTGTGCGTGGGCGATGTCGTCAGCGGTGACAACGAAGATGACGACCAGGACGATGCGTAA
- a CDS encoding lactonase family protein produces the protein MRNLWPLLMAGSIGAMGVQVASAENDQLLVGSYTAGQSQGIYRLAFDSSTGQIDARPLQVIKSENPSWLTLSKDRRHLFVVNENGPGQTDPVGRVSSFAIDPKTHALSLVSQVQSLGNEPTHSSLSTDGSHLFVSNYSVAEDPGGTLAILPVAADGKLKPVVQMSSHPASRVNPERQASAHVHSTIPSPDGKYVFVNDLGADKVFAYRFDPKANPELPLTPATPAFVQLPAGSGPRHLLFSADGKHAWLTMEMSAQVAVFDYHDGQLEQTQMVDLAAGQPVSDKAAAALHASADGKFLYVSNRGTANQLLVFAIDPATGHLNELQRRAVEGDHPREFSLDPSGKFLLIANQKSNQIVVVERDARSGLLGKTVQKLPMDAPSDLRFLLRQ, from the coding sequence ATGCGTAACCTCTGGCCACTGTTGATGGCCGGCAGCATCGGCGCCATGGGCGTCCAGGTCGCATCCGCCGAGAACGATCAACTGCTGGTGGGCTCCTACACCGCCGGTCAAAGCCAGGGCATCTACCGCCTGGCTTTCGACAGCAGCACCGGGCAGATCGATGCCAGGCCCCTGCAAGTGATCAAGAGCGAAAACCCGTCGTGGCTGACCCTGTCGAAGGACCGGCGACACCTGTTCGTGGTCAACGAAAACGGCCCGGGCCAGACCGATCCGGTAGGGCGCGTCAGCAGTTTCGCAATCGATCCCAAGACCCACGCGCTGAGCCTGGTCAGCCAGGTACAAAGCCTGGGCAACGAGCCGACCCATTCCAGTCTCAGCACTGATGGCAGCCATTTGTTCGTCAGCAATTACTCGGTGGCCGAAGACCCGGGCGGCACCCTGGCGATATTGCCGGTGGCGGCCGATGGCAAGCTCAAACCGGTGGTGCAGATGAGCAGCCACCCGGCGAGCCGGGTCAATCCCGAGCGCCAGGCCTCGGCCCATGTGCATTCGACCATCCCGTCGCCGGACGGCAAGTACGTGTTCGTCAATGACCTGGGCGCCGACAAGGTGTTTGCCTACCGCTTCGACCCCAAGGCCAACCCGGAACTGCCGTTGACTCCGGCCACCCCGGCATTCGTGCAGTTGCCAGCGGGCAGCGGGCCGCGCCACCTGCTGTTCAGCGCCGATGGCAAACACGCCTGGCTGACCATGGAAATGAGCGCGCAAGTGGCGGTGTTCGATTACCACGACGGCCAACTCGAACAGACGCAGATGGTCGATCTGGCTGCCGGGCAACCGGTCTCGGACAAGGCTGCGGCGGCGTTGCATGCCTCGGCTGACGGCAAGTTCCTCTACGTCAGCAACCGTGGCACGGCCAATCAGCTACTGGTGTTTGCCATCGATCCGGCGACCGGCCACCTCAACGAGCTGCAACGGCGGGCGGTGGAGGGCGATCATCCGCGGGAATTCAGCCTCGACCCGAGCGGCAAATTCCTGTTGATCGCCAACCAGAAGAGCAACCAGATTGTCGTCGTCGAACGCGACGCCAGGTCCGGTCTGCTGGGCAAAACCGTGCAAAAACTGCCGATGGACGCCCCGAGCGACCTCAGGTTTTTGCTGCGTCAATAA
- a CDS encoding glutathione S-transferase, translating to MNTLYSFRRCPYAMRARMALRYSGVAVDIVEVSLKAKPTEMLALSGKGTVPVLSADGRVIDESLDIMRWALAQNDPQDWLLKDDPVAAAQIAPLIEHNDQVFKVHLNRYKYAERYPEQPMEVYRGEGEVFLQRLEALLEGRDYLLADHPSLADVALMPFVRQFAHVDRDWFAQTPYRCLQDWLQRFLESDLFTGIMRK from the coding sequence ATGAACACCCTGTATTCCTTCCGCCGCTGCCCGTACGCCATGCGCGCACGCATGGCCCTGCGTTACTCGGGCGTGGCCGTGGACATTGTCGAAGTCAGCCTGAAGGCCAAGCCCACCGAAATGCTCGCGCTGTCGGGCAAAGGCACGGTGCCGGTGCTGAGCGCCGATGGCCGGGTGATCGACGAAAGCCTCGACATCATGCGCTGGGCCTTGGCACAGAACGATCCCCAGGACTGGTTGCTCAAGGATGATCCTGTGGCAGCGGCGCAAATCGCTCCGTTGATCGAACACAACGATCAGGTGTTCAAGGTGCACTTGAATCGCTACAAGTACGCCGAGCGTTATCCCGAGCAACCGATGGAGGTTTATCGCGGCGAGGGCGAGGTGTTTTTGCAAAGGCTGGAGGCATTGCTGGAGGGACGCGACTACTTGCTGGCCGATCATCCAAGCCTGGCCGATGTGGCGTTGATGCCCTTCGTGCGCCAGTTCGCCCACGTCGACCGCGACTGGTTCGCGCAGACGCCGTATCGGTGCTTGCAGGACTGGTTGCAGCGGTTTCTGGAGTCGGATTTGTTTACGGGAATAATGCGCAAGTAA
- a CDS encoding aldehyde dehydrogenase (NADP(+)), with protein MTRILGHNYIGGQRSAAGSVKLQSVDATTGEALPDVFYQATPQEVDAAANAAAVAYPAYRSLSAERRAQFLEAIADELDALGDDFVAVVCRETALPAGRIQGERGRTSGQMRLFAKVLRRGDFYGARIDRALPERQPLPRPDLRQYRIGLGPVAVFGASNFPLAFSTAGGDTASALAAGCPVVFKAHSGHMATAEWVADAIIRAAEKTGMPAGVFNMIYGGGVGEVLVKHPAIQAVGFTGSLKGGRALCDMAAARAQPIPVFAEMSSINPVIVLPQALQARAETVARDLTASVVQGCGQFCTNPGLVIGIRSASFSAFVQQVAGLMGDQPAQTMLNAGTLSSYGQGLQKLLAHQGIEHLAGNPQQGNQAQPQLFKADVSLLLDGDEVLQEEVFGPTTVVVEVADHGQLMAALNGLHGQLTATVIGEPEDFEQFAGLTALLEQKVGRILLNGYPTGVEVCDSMVHGGPYPATSDARGTSVGTLAIDRFLRPVCFQNYPDSLLPDALKNGNPLRIQRLVDGQSSREAL; from the coding sequence ATGACCCGGATTCTTGGACACAACTACATCGGCGGCCAACGCAGCGCCGCCGGCAGCGTCAAATTGCAGAGTGTCGATGCCACCACCGGTGAGGCATTGCCTGACGTTTTTTATCAGGCGACCCCGCAGGAAGTCGATGCGGCGGCCAACGCGGCGGCGGTCGCGTATCCGGCTTATCGCAGCCTGAGCGCGGAGCGGCGGGCGCAGTTTCTCGAGGCCATCGCCGATGAACTGGATGCCCTCGGTGATGATTTTGTCGCTGTGGTCTGTCGCGAAACGGCGCTACCCGCAGGCCGAATCCAAGGCGAGCGTGGACGTACCAGCGGGCAGATGCGCCTGTTTGCCAAAGTCCTGCGTCGCGGTGATTTCTACGGCGCACGGATCGACCGGGCATTGCCGGAGCGTCAACCGTTGCCGCGTCCGGACCTGCGTCAATACCGTATCGGCCTGGGACCTGTGGCCGTGTTCGGTGCCAGCAACTTTCCGCTGGCGTTCTCCACCGCCGGCGGCGATACCGCCTCGGCGCTGGCCGCCGGGTGCCCGGTGGTGTTCAAGGCCCATAGCGGTCACATGGCCACGGCTGAATGGGTGGCGGATGCAATCATCCGTGCCGCCGAGAAAACCGGGATGCCGGCGGGCGTGTTCAACATGATCTACGGTGGTGGCGTCGGCGAGGTGCTGGTCAAGCATCCGGCGATTCAGGCCGTGGGCTTCACCGGTTCGCTCAAGGGCGGTCGGGCCTTGTGCGACATGGCCGCGGCCCGTGCGCAACCGATTCCGGTGTTCGCCGAGATGTCCAGCATCAACCCGGTGATCGTGTTGCCCCAGGCGTTGCAGGCGCGGGCCGAGACCGTCGCCCGGGACCTCACGGCATCGGTGGTTCAGGGCTGCGGTCAGTTCTGCACCAATCCCGGTCTGGTGATCGGCATCCGTTCTGCGTCATTCAGTGCCTTTGTGCAGCAAGTGGCCGGGTTGATGGGGGACCAGCCGGCGCAAACCATGCTCAATGCCGGAACCCTGAGCAGCTATGGCCAGGGCTTGCAAAAGCTGCTCGCGCATCAGGGGATCGAGCACCTGGCCGGCAATCCGCAGCAGGGCAATCAGGCACAACCGCAGCTGTTCAAGGCCGATGTCAGCCTGCTGCTCGATGGCGATGAAGTGCTGCAAGAGGAAGTGTTCGGCCCGACCACAGTGGTGGTTGAAGTGGCCGACCATGGGCAACTGATGGCGGCCTTGAACGGCCTGCACGGCCAATTGACCGCCACCGTCATTGGCGAGCCGGAAGACTTCGAGCAGTTCGCCGGGTTGACGGCGTTGCTGGAACAGAAGGTCGGACGCATCCTGCTCAATGGCTATCCGACGGGCGTGGAAGTCTGCGATTCGATGGTCCACGGCGGGCCTTACCCGGCAACGTCCGATGCGCGCGGTACATCGGTGGGCACACTGGCCATCGATCGTTTCCTGCGCCCGGTGTGCTTTCAGAACTACCCGGACAGCCTGCTGCCGGATGCGCTGAAGAACGGCAATCCGCTGCGTATCCAGCGACTGGTGGATGGGCAATCGTCCCGCGAGGCGCTCTAG